A stretch of Candidatus Vicinibacter affinis DNA encodes these proteins:
- the aspS gene encoding aspartate--tRNA ligase, whose translation MYRSHHCGELRMAHVGQEVILAGWVQIARNLGGLTFIDLRDRYGITQLAFNMETDADLCTLARKSGREFVLQAKGVVRERSSKNPNRPTGEVELEVRELKILNTSLVPPFTIEDESDGGEELRLKYRYLDIRRNPVKEKLIFRHKIALETRKYLSELGFLEIETPYLIKSTPEGARDFIVPSRMNPGQWYALPQSPQTFKQILMVAGMDKYFQIVRCFRDEDLRADRQPEFTQIDCEMAFVEQEDILQTFEGLMRSLFKSVLDLELPVFPRISYQEAMESYGSDKPDLRFDLKFVSLELLRGAGFQVIDGAPFIKGFIVKGLESKFTNKEINDLTEWVKRPQIGAKGLMYVKYSPEGTKSSISKFYTEEQLQKLAAEIGAETHDAVFILTGEKDKVLKQLGDLRLEIARRMELIQPGVFRPLWVLDFPLLEWDDEAQRFFAMHHPFTSPLPEDMELMHSTNKEDLKRVRAAAYDMVINGAELGGGSIRIHNRELQARNFEILGFSKEEAEHQFGFLMGAFEHGAPPHGGIAFGLDRVCTIMQGSTSIRDYIAFPKNNQGRDMMIDAPSTIDPKQLKELSF comes from the coding sequence ATGTACAGATCGCATCATTGTGGAGAATTGAGAATGGCTCATGTAGGGCAGGAAGTGATACTTGCCGGATGGGTTCAAATAGCCAGAAATCTTGGCGGGTTGACATTCATTGATCTTAGAGATCGATATGGTATAACGCAGTTAGCGTTTAATATGGAAACTGATGCAGATTTATGCACCCTGGCCCGTAAATCAGGCAGGGAATTTGTTTTGCAAGCAAAGGGTGTTGTCCGTGAACGGAGCAGTAAAAATCCTAATCGACCTACAGGAGAGGTAGAATTGGAAGTCAGGGAATTAAAGATTCTGAATACCTCATTAGTTCCACCATTCACCATTGAAGATGAAAGCGATGGAGGTGAGGAGCTGAGATTGAAATATCGTTATCTCGACATTCGAAGAAATCCCGTAAAGGAAAAATTAATTTTTAGACATAAGATCGCATTGGAGACCAGGAAGTACCTCAGCGAACTTGGATTCCTTGAAATTGAAACTCCCTATCTCATCAAGTCAACACCTGAGGGGGCCCGGGATTTTATAGTGCCGAGTCGTATGAATCCAGGACAATGGTATGCTTTACCTCAGTCTCCGCAAACCTTTAAGCAAATTCTCATGGTGGCCGGTATGGATAAATACTTTCAGATTGTCCGGTGTTTTAGAGATGAAGACCTAAGGGCCGATCGTCAACCCGAATTTACCCAGATTGATTGTGAAATGGCCTTTGTGGAACAAGAAGATATCCTGCAAACTTTTGAAGGATTGATGCGGTCGTTGTTCAAATCTGTTTTGGATTTGGAACTTCCGGTATTCCCAAGAATTAGTTATCAAGAGGCCATGGAATCATATGGCTCGGACAAACCGGATCTTAGATTTGACCTTAAATTTGTAAGTTTGGAATTACTGCGAGGAGCAGGTTTTCAGGTTATAGATGGTGCTCCATTCATCAAGGGGTTTATAGTAAAAGGACTGGAAAGCAAATTCACCAATAAAGAAATAAATGATCTCACCGAATGGGTGAAGCGACCACAAATAGGTGCAAAGGGACTCATGTATGTGAAGTACTCCCCTGAAGGGACTAAATCTTCAATCAGTAAATTTTATACGGAAGAACAATTGCAAAAATTGGCTGCTGAGATAGGCGCTGAAACCCATGATGCAGTTTTTATCCTCACCGGTGAAAAAGATAAAGTGTTAAAACAGCTTGGAGACCTGAGACTTGAAATCGCCAGGAGGATGGAATTAATTCAGCCTGGAGTATTCAGACCTTTGTGGGTATTGGATTTTCCATTGCTGGAATGGGATGATGAAGCGCAAAGATTTTTTGCCATGCACCACCCGTTTACCAGTCCCTTACCGGAGGATATGGAGCTGATGCATTCAACCAACAAAGAAGATTTAAAACGAGTTCGCGCCGCAGCATATGACATGGTTATCAATGGTGCAGAATTAGGGGGGGGGTCCATCAGAATTCACAACCGGGAATTGCAGGCCCGTAATTTTGAAATCCTTGGATTCAGCAAGGAAGAAGCAGAACATCAGTTTGGTTTCTTGATGGGCGCATTTGAGCATGGGGCACCACCTCATGGAGGAATTGCATTTGGATTGGACAGGGTCTGTACTATTATGCAAGGCAGTACCTCCATCAGAGATTACATAGCATTTCCAAAAAATAATCAAGGTCGGGACATGATGATCGATGCACCTTCAACGATTGATCCAAAACAGTTGAAGGAATTGTCATTTTAG
- a CDS encoding DUF1801 domain-containing protein — translation MLKQKQKFRDAEEIVEFLPPEERDIFVCLRELIFKCIPEIREKISYNVPFYFMKKRILFIWPSSIPWSGVKKGVTIGFCYGNLLVDEDNYLEKKDRKQVYMKTFQKKSEINIPVLKKLIFEAVVVDGDGI, via the coding sequence ATGCTGAAACAGAAACAAAAATTCAGGGATGCAGAAGAGATAGTTGAGTTTCTTCCCCCAGAGGAAAGAGATATTTTTGTCTGCCTCAGGGAACTCATTTTCAAATGTATTCCGGAGATCAGAGAGAAGATTAGTTACAATGTTCCGTTCTACTTTATGAAGAAAAGAATTTTGTTTATTTGGCCTTCGAGTATTCCTTGGAGTGGGGTAAAAAAGGGTGTGACCATTGGCTTCTGCTATGGCAATCTGCTGGTGGATGAAGACAATTATCTTGAAAAGAAGGATCGCAAACAAGTATACATGAAGACTTTTCAGAAGAAATCTGAAATAAACATACCGGTTTTAAAAAAATTGATCTTTGAGGCGGTGGTGGTTGATGGAGACGGAATCTAA
- the ftsH gene encoding ATP-dependent zinc metalloprotease FtsH encodes MESQENNQDKKPAPSGGGFNSYWIYGILFLAIIGINLFYIANPSKDPITFTRFEDMAVKGDISKVEVTNNKNAFVYLKEESLVKEEYKDAAKTTLGSKPHYYFNIGPAENFATKMDKLNERLPAKVDINYVEKQNWLGPILSFVLPFLIILGIWMLFMRRMGGGSGGPGGQIFNIGKSKAMLFEKNSNTNITFEDVAGLEEAKEEVMEVVDFLKNPKKYTALGGKIPKGVLLVGPPGTGKTLLAKAVAGEAGVPFFTISGSDFVEMFVGVGASRVRDLFRQAREKAPCIVFIDEIDAVGRARGKTQFQGGNDERENTLNQLLVEMDGFSTDKGVILMAATNRPDILDTALLRPGRFDRQISIDPPDLKGRAQIFKVHLKKLKLSDKVTPEILSEMTPGFAGADIANICNEAALVAARRNKKEIELDDFNYALDRVIGGLEKKNKLISPEEKEVIAYHEAGHAICGWYLPFASPLVKVTIVPRGIGTLGYAQYLPKEEYITRTEAMLDRICMTMGGRAAEKITFNKISTGAQSDLDQVTKMSYSMISVFGMNEKVGNVSFYGMSNESFQRPYSEETAKLMDEEVRNLINGQYERAQTLLGEKRHELETLASELLKKEVLLKSDVERLIGPSPYHKDKLSEPIPFSGQHVSDEKPVEEEKKEENSN; translated from the coding sequence ATGGAATCTCAAGAAAACAATCAAGATAAAAAACCAGCCCCATCAGGAGGTGGTTTTAACTCCTATTGGATATATGGTATTTTGTTTTTGGCAATCATTGGTATAAACCTGTTTTACATTGCAAACCCAAGCAAAGATCCAATTACTTTTACCAGGTTTGAAGATATGGCCGTTAAGGGTGACATATCCAAGGTAGAAGTTACCAACAATAAAAATGCCTTTGTATATCTCAAAGAGGAATCATTGGTAAAAGAAGAATATAAAGATGCGGCCAAAACCACTTTAGGCTCAAAACCTCATTATTATTTCAACATTGGACCGGCAGAAAATTTTGCTACCAAAATGGATAAGCTAAATGAAAGGTTGCCAGCCAAGGTGGATATAAACTATGTTGAAAAACAAAATTGGCTGGGCCCTATACTTTCATTTGTTTTGCCATTTCTGATTATACTCGGCATTTGGATGCTGTTCATGAGAAGAATGGGCGGTGGATCCGGTGGTCCTGGTGGTCAAATCTTCAACATTGGAAAGTCCAAGGCCATGCTTTTTGAAAAAAACAGCAATACCAATATCACTTTTGAAGATGTGGCAGGCCTTGAAGAAGCTAAGGAAGAAGTAATGGAGGTGGTCGACTTTCTTAAAAACCCAAAAAAATATACGGCGCTCGGTGGGAAGATTCCTAAGGGAGTTCTCCTGGTAGGTCCTCCGGGTACTGGAAAAACCTTATTGGCAAAAGCCGTGGCGGGAGAAGCTGGCGTTCCATTTTTTACCATATCCGGTTCTGATTTTGTGGAAATGTTTGTAGGGGTAGGTGCTTCAAGAGTTAGAGACTTATTTCGTCAGGCAAGAGAAAAAGCTCCCTGCATAGTCTTTATTGATGAAATTGATGCAGTGGGTCGTGCAAGAGGTAAAACCCAGTTTCAGGGAGGAAATGATGAGCGGGAAAATACCTTGAATCAGTTATTGGTTGAAATGGATGGGTTCAGTACTGACAAAGGCGTAATCCTCATGGCAGCCACCAACAGACCAGATATTCTGGATACAGCATTGTTAAGACCGGGTCGCTTTGACCGTCAGATCTCTATAGATCCACCGGATCTTAAAGGAAGAGCTCAAATTTTTAAAGTCCATCTCAAGAAACTCAAACTGTCGGACAAAGTTACTCCGGAGATACTTTCTGAAATGACACCTGGATTTGCAGGTGCTGATATTGCTAATATTTGCAATGAGGCTGCTTTGGTAGCTGCACGTAGGAATAAAAAAGAAATTGAACTTGATGACTTCAACTACGCATTAGACAGAGTGATCGGGGGATTGGAAAAAAAGAATAAATTAATTTCTCCTGAAGAGAAAGAAGTCATAGCCTATCATGAGGCCGGTCATGCGATCTGCGGATGGTATCTCCCTTTTGCTTCTCCTTTGGTTAAAGTTACCATAGTACCAAGAGGTATAGGAACATTAGGTTACGCTCAGTACCTTCCAAAAGAAGAATACATAACCCGGACTGAAGCCATGCTTGATCGTATCTGCATGACCATGGGAGGAAGGGCAGCCGAAAAAATCACTTTCAATAAAATTTCGACCGGAGCACAGTCTGATCTTGATCAGGTAACAAAGATGAGTTACAGCATGATTTCTGTATTTGGAATGAATGAAAAGGTCGGAAACGTTTCCTTCTATGGCATGTCTAACGAATCTTTCCAGCGACCTTACAGTGAAGAAACAGCCAAACTAATGGATGAAGAAGTACGCAACCTGATCAATGGTCAGTACGAGCGTGCCCAAACATTATTAGGCGAAAAACGACACGAGTTGGAGACCTTGGCTTCTGAATTGCTTAAAAAAGAAGTCTTGCTCAAATCTGATGTTGAAAGACTTATTGGTCCAAGCCCTTATCATAAAGATAAACTCTCTGAGCCTATCCCATTTTCGGGTCAGCACGTATCCGATGAAAAGCCAGTAGAGGAAGAAAAAAAGGAAGAAAACAGTAATTAA
- a CDS encoding isoprenyl transferase, which produces MPDIISHLDLQKIPQHIAIIMDGNGRWAKKNGQPRLYGHKAGVTSVKEITEACAELGVKHLTLYAFSTENWNRPILEVSGLMNLLVETVKLELRTLLKNDIRLNAIGDLNGMPEKTRNALLSGIQETSSNKRMQLNLALNYSSRWEILQAAQKIASDARSGLLDHELNEDYFSNLLTTRNIPDPDLLIRTSGEQRISNFLLWQLAYTELYFTEVLWPDFRKKELYKAILDYQSRERRFGMISEQLI; this is translated from the coding sequence ATGCCGGACATAATATCACATCTTGACCTTCAAAAGATACCTCAACACATTGCCATCATTATGGATGGCAATGGAAGATGGGCTAAAAAAAATGGCCAGCCTCGATTGTATGGGCATAAGGCTGGTGTAACTTCAGTTAAAGAAATAACTGAAGCCTGCGCCGAACTCGGAGTTAAACATCTGACATTGTATGCCTTTTCAACTGAAAACTGGAACAGGCCAATTCTTGAAGTTTCAGGGTTGATGAATTTATTGGTTGAAACAGTCAAACTTGAACTCCGAACTTTACTCAAAAATGACATCAGGTTAAACGCCATCGGGGATCTCAACGGGATGCCTGAGAAAACAAGGAATGCCTTACTATCTGGGATTCAGGAAACCTCCTCTAACAAACGAATGCAACTAAACCTTGCTCTTAATTACAGTTCAAGGTGGGAAATATTGCAAGCAGCTCAAAAAATTGCTTCTGATGCCAGGTCAGGTCTACTGGACCATGAATTAAATGAAGATTATTTTTCTAATTTACTCACTACCCGTAATATTCCTGATCCTGATCTATTGATTCGCACAAGTGGCGAACAAAGAATTTCAAATTTCTTATTGTGGCAATTAGCTTATACTGAACTATATTTTACAGAAGTGCTATGGCCTGATTTTAGAAAAAAAGAACTGTACAAAGCCATTTTGGATTATCAATCCAGGGAAAGACGTTTTGGAATGATTTCCGAACAACTCATTTAG
- a CDS encoding metallophosphoesterase, whose product MQLKKDVYILFLSDIHFRVEYSQSFPFVEDRDNKKSGFDYLWDNFIFEIESKWKDRITHVLINGDLVFNAKNFDFNEISKKFKMLFSKLKNVPIIFTPGNHDVEWERLLSTFINNTEGLIIDKEQILIAIKKYLEFDYKDKSRLNVVSNYKAFLNLFSEFNVVGIDKSGLDSWNCATYFFDSNFNVCFNILNSSLNSHGDGIKDILRYLKRIYGSRLGEPGLSELLIDLVTIFKEQGNQVYTQDVNYIDQIHRIKEERPLVISCAHHPIEWLQYDQIYESNEDFPLKQIKNYSHVHFTSHEHIDPSDYFNYSKEGVLFLKSGKFSDSELTCNGSQNVADLNSKIFNSNWFSIIKIVATSGSNHLSHMNFKFKFNSFNNSSWEPINETKQHVLYERGTNFIDLLNNVIQTTNQKDLLECLKKVESDYLNIKRDLLNQIDSTLLMD is encoded by the coding sequence ATGCAACTTAAGAAAGATGTATATATTTTGTTTCTATCTGATATTCATTTTCGTGTTGAGTATAGTCAGAGTTTTCCCTTCGTAGAAGATAGAGATAATAAAAAATCTGGATTTGACTATTTATGGGATAATTTTATTTTTGAAATTGAAAGTAAGTGGAAAGATAGGATAACGCATGTATTAATTAATGGAGATTTAGTTTTTAACGCTAAAAATTTCGATTTTAATGAAATTTCTAAGAAGTTTAAAATGCTATTCAGTAAGTTAAAAAATGTACCAATTATTTTCACCCCAGGCAATCATGATGTTGAATGGGAGAGGTTATTGAGTACTTTTATTAATAATACTGAAGGATTAATAATAGATAAGGAACAAATACTTATAGCAATTAAGAAATATTTGGAATTCGATTACAAAGATAAAAGTAGACTTAATGTGGTTTCTAACTATAAGGCTTTTCTAAATCTTTTTAGTGAATTTAATGTTGTTGGAATAGATAAATCTGGGTTAGATAGTTGGAATTGTGCAACTTACTTTTTTGATTCAAACTTTAATGTATGTTTTAATATCCTTAATAGTTCACTTAATAGTCATGGGGATGGAATTAAAGATATCTTGCGTTACCTTAAGAGAATATATGGATCTCGTTTAGGTGAGCCTGGACTCTCGGAATTGTTGATAGATTTGGTAACCATATTTAAGGAGCAAGGCAATCAAGTTTACACTCAAGATGTGAATTACATTGATCAAATTCATCGCATTAAAGAGGAAAGACCGCTTGTTATTTCATGCGCTCATCATCCAATTGAGTGGTTACAATATGATCAAATTTATGAAAGTAATGAGGATTTTCCCTTGAAACAGATTAAAAATTATTCGCATGTTCATTTTACATCGCATGAGCATATTGATCCTAGTGATTATTTTAACTATTCTAAGGAAGGTGTTTTATTTTTAAAATCAGGAAAATTTTCAGATTCCGAACTAACTTGTAATGGATCACAAAATGTTGCTGATCTGAATTCTAAAATTTTTAATTCAAACTGGTTTTCAATTATCAAAATAGTAGCCACATCGGGTTCAAATCATTTGTCACATATGAATTTTAAATTTAAATTTAATTCTTTCAATAATTCTTCATGGGAGCCAATTAACGAAACAAAACAGCATGTCTTATATGAAAGGGGTACTAACTTTATAGATTTGTTAAACAATGTTATCCAGACAACTAATCAAAAAGATCTATTAGAATGTTTGAAAAAAGTTGAGAGCGATTACCTCAATATCAAGAGAGATCTATTGAATCAAATTGATTCCACCCTATTGATGGATTAA
- a CDS encoding biotin--[acetyl-CoA-carboxylase] ligase — translation MIPESLNFKHIHLLTVDSTNRFALDLISKTNPTDGFCIFSDVQTEGRGQYGREWLSESGRNLLTSFIFRTQFIPLEDIFILHQLAGLSVLAALNSFGLTEAEIKWPNDVIIHDKKIAGILIQNTLRAHHLQYSILGIGLNVNQVDFKELHTACSMRTEAHQEFDLKEILSVLHQELMGRFEDLKQGRFNHWLAAYNERLYRYGQLCSFQRPDGEVFQAQIVAVNKKGELILEKENTRLHYDFGSIKMVWPLKQP, via the coding sequence TTGATTCCGGAATCCCTGAATTTCAAACATATTCATCTTTTAACAGTAGATTCAACCAATAGGTTTGCTTTGGATCTTATATCAAAAACCAATCCAACCGATGGATTTTGTATATTTTCTGACGTTCAGACAGAAGGGAGAGGACAATATGGCAGAGAATGGCTTAGTGAATCTGGTAGGAACCTCTTGACCAGTTTTATTTTTCGGACACAATTCATTCCATTGGAGGATATATTTATTTTGCATCAATTGGCTGGTTTATCAGTCTTAGCAGCACTGAATTCATTTGGTTTGACCGAGGCAGAGATAAAATGGCCAAATGATGTTATCATTCATGACAAAAAGATTGCGGGCATCCTCATACAGAATACCCTTCGCGCACATCATCTTCAATATTCAATATTGGGTATTGGACTAAACGTAAATCAAGTTGATTTTAAAGAACTTCACACTGCTTGCTCGATGAGGACTGAGGCACATCAGGAATTCGATTTAAAGGAAATTCTTTCAGTTCTTCATCAAGAGCTTATGGGCAGATTTGAAGACCTTAAACAAGGCAGGTTCAATCATTGGCTGGCTGCCTACAATGAGAGATTGTACCGTTATGGACAATTATGCTCATTTCAAAGGCCGGATGGGGAAGTTTTCCAAGCTCAGATTGTTGCTGTCAATAAAAAGGGAGAACTAATCCTGGAAAAAGAAAACACACGATTGCATTATGATTTTGGTTCGATAAAAATGGTTTGGCCCTTGAAACAACCTTAA
- a CDS encoding gliding motility-associated C-terminal domain-containing protein, giving the protein MTIIGGSYVQGQGTCCCGNPKLIDFQGLDFEFDPYPAPAGYIPYTAGSSFGPWIVTQGAVDHGDKDYCGILAAGNPNGASAFVDLFGSPFTGSIAGTMLYPLTGLTPGYIYTIEFWYATFTANGSFSANLKIANGAWLDVSWNANNPGSAVWLKKSYSFTANATSATLTLKDTGPSSPTYQIGMLMDDIKIYECAVDLEKPIVENPQDDLEVACEKDVPKAATLIITDNCDANPQVTLKETKENHGPCNKKLIRDWTVKDACGNLTEETQVIDIVDKSPPQFTNLPLNKTVYCTEDVLKEFNDWVSKKGQSTAADDCGNVSWKTSFERTPHNFCDSVKVEFTALDDCGLENSETAYFIVLDTVSPRFTIKPQNKNLICVSAIRDSLYLWLSNYGYSNTFSGCDTGRLSHNFDGDSTKNPMLVTFYVRDPCGHVDSSTATFSYRNASDTMRIKSYSCAYPANTLDTIKYTVQACDSVVILEKIKLDSDSTFIKQYTCDPKQKLSDTLRLVNMNGCDSLIYYQYVLQPTPHTVIKDFDCALLKYSSDTLIWAGQYCDSVVIIEHIPLQKDSTFIQAVSCDSLKVGLTIDHFLNRFGCDSFVIQNTFFVPQQTTRITVRECGLLNEYVDTLKFTTALCDSFVIVYHLAIPKDSIVVNSSTCDPLIAGQYSHRFTNQYGCDSLVIELISLKPSDSVFLEEKTCVFSSAGKRVLKFSNQFGCDSLVQIDIKFIPSDTLWSIQYTCDLREVGIDTVVYTTNTCDSILFLEKKYKSADTSFTSLFTCNFLDSGMDTLLHQNQFGCDSLVFVHTIFKPLQLNYKLDSIQCFDQNNGKIFIINDSIFTIPYEFYLNQKIFTNINRLENLAPGNYEVYVKDGDGCITDSVRFTLLNPSEFITELGPDKDVERGTRVEIKLQSNKRLVSIYWKPDKYSNCTTCDQLNFIADQDGWIYSLSLDEQNCSSFDSVYIRVKESENFYVPNLISPNGDNINDYFFIQGPENGSVENLVIYDRWGAKVFGCNGVPVNQPNVGWDGTYHSQPLNPGVFVFYARLRTDKGIVEMSGDFTLVR; this is encoded by the coding sequence TTGACGATTATCGGAGGGAGTTATGTGCAAGGGCAGGGCACCTGTTGTTGTGGTAACCCAAAGTTGATAGACTTCCAGGGATTGGATTTTGAATTTGATCCTTACCCTGCTCCCGCAGGTTATATTCCCTACACTGCAGGAAGTTCATTTGGCCCATGGATTGTTACGCAGGGTGCTGTGGATCATGGAGATAAGGATTATTGTGGCATTTTGGCTGCTGGAAATCCCAACGGAGCTTCTGCCTTTGTGGATTTGTTTGGTTCACCTTTTACAGGAAGTATAGCTGGAACCATGCTTTATCCACTCACAGGGTTAACACCCGGATATATCTACACCATTGAATTCTGGTATGCCACCTTTACAGCCAACGGGAGCTTTTCCGCAAATTTAAAGATTGCCAATGGTGCATGGCTGGATGTCAGCTGGAATGCAAACAATCCCGGTAGTGCAGTGTGGTTGAAGAAATCCTATAGCTTTACGGCCAATGCAACCAGTGCGACACTTACATTAAAGGACACAGGCCCAAGTTCTCCCACTTATCAGATCGGAATGTTGATGGATGATATTAAAATTTATGAATGTGCAGTTGATCTGGAAAAACCCATAGTTGAAAATCCACAGGATGATCTTGAGGTAGCATGTGAAAAGGATGTCCCCAAGGCAGCCACTTTAATAATTACAGATAACTGTGATGCCAATCCACAAGTAACTCTTAAGGAGACCAAAGAAAATCATGGTCCATGTAATAAAAAATTAATTCGAGATTGGACTGTTAAAGATGCTTGCGGAAATCTAACAGAGGAAACTCAGGTCATTGACATTGTAGATAAGAGTCCTCCACAGTTCACAAACCTCCCCCTTAATAAAACCGTTTATTGTACAGAAGATGTACTTAAAGAATTTAATGACTGGGTCAGTAAAAAAGGACAATCAACTGCTGCAGATGATTGTGGTAATGTAAGTTGGAAAACTTCTTTTGAACGAACACCACATAATTTTTGTGACAGTGTAAAAGTTGAATTTACAGCGTTAGATGATTGTGGACTGGAAAATTCAGAAACTGCCTATTTTATTGTCCTGGATACTGTGAGTCCAAGATTTACAATTAAACCGCAGAATAAAAATCTAATATGCGTATCTGCTATTAGAGATTCTCTATATTTATGGTTAAGCAACTATGGTTATTCCAATACATTTTCAGGTTGTGATACAGGAAGGTTGAGTCATAATTTCGATGGAGACTCAACAAAGAATCCGATGTTGGTTACTTTTTATGTAAGGGATCCTTGTGGTCATGTAGATAGTAGTACGGCAACGTTTAGCTATAGAAATGCAAGTGACACCATGCGTATTAAAAGTTATTCCTGTGCCTATCCAGCCAATACTTTAGACACCATCAAATATACTGTTCAGGCGTGTGACAGTGTGGTAATTTTAGAAAAGATAAAACTTGATTCTGATTCTACATTTATTAAACAGTACACATGCGACCCAAAACAAAAATTAAGCGACACCCTTCGACTTGTCAACATGAATGGATGTGATTCTTTGATCTATTATCAGTATGTTCTGCAACCAACACCTCATACGGTCATCAAAGATTTTGATTGTGCACTGCTGAAATATTCATCAGATACATTGATTTGGGCAGGACAATATTGCGATTCCGTGGTGATTATTGAACATATCCCTTTACAAAAAGACAGTACATTCATACAGGCTGTGAGTTGTGATTCTTTAAAAGTAGGACTTACAATAGACCATTTCTTAAACAGATTTGGTTGTGACAGTTTTGTTATTCAAAATACCTTTTTTGTTCCGCAACAAACTACCCGAATTACGGTAAGGGAATGTGGACTTTTGAATGAATATGTAGATACACTAAAATTTACCACGGCACTTTGTGACAGTTTTGTAATCGTCTATCATCTCGCAATTCCAAAGGATAGTATAGTTGTCAATAGCAGCACTTGTGATCCTTTAATAGCAGGTCAATACAGTCATCGATTTACCAATCAATACGGTTGTGACAGTTTGGTGATTGAATTGATATCTCTCAAACCCTCCGATTCAGTTTTTCTTGAGGAGAAAACCTGTGTCTTTTCCTCCGCAGGAAAGCGGGTGTTAAAATTTTCCAATCAATTTGGTTGTGATAGCTTAGTACAAATTGATATTAAATTTATTCCATCAGATACTCTTTGGTCCATACAGTACACCTGTGACTTAAGGGAAGTGGGAATTGATACAGTTGTGTATACTACTAATACTTGTGACAGTATTTTATTTTTGGAAAAGAAATATAAATCGGCTGACACTTCATTCACCAGTCTATTCACATGTAATTTTCTCGACAGCGGTATGGATACCCTTTTACATCAAAATCAATTCGGCTGTGACAGTCTGGTTTTTGTTCACACTATATTCAAGCCATTACAGCTTAATTACAAGTTGGATTCAATACAATGTTTTGATCAAAATAATGGTAAAATATTTATCATCAATGATTCTATTTTTACAATTCCTTATGAGTTTTACCTAAACCAAAAAATATTTACAAACATAAATAGGTTGGAAAATCTTGCGCCCGGGAATTATGAAGTTTATGTGAAGGATGGAGATGGATGCATTACTGATTCAGTAAGATTTACTTTATTAAATCCATCCGAATTCATTACTGAGTTGGGTCCTGATAAAGATGTTGAACGTGGGACAAGAGTAGAAATCAAACTTCAGTCTAATAAGAGGCTTGTAAGTATTTACTGGAAGCCTGACAAATACAGCAATTGTACAACTTGCGATCAGTTAAATTTTATCGCAGATCAGGATGGGTGGATTTACAGTCTCAGTTTAGATGAACAAAATTGCAGCAGTTTTGATTCAGTTTACATCCGGGTTAAAGAATCAGAAAATTTTTATGTACCCAATCTAATCTCACCAAATGGAGATAATATCAACGATTATTTTTTTATCCAGGGCCCTGAAAATGGATCGGTCGAGAATTTGGTAATTTACGATCGATGGGGAGCCAAAGTATTTGGATGTAATGGTGTTCCGGTCAATCAACCAAATGTGGGATGGGATGGAACTTATCATTCCCAGCCTTTAAATCCCGGTGTATTTGTTTTTTATGCAAGGTTAAGAACTGACAAAGGGATCGTAGAGATGAGTGGTGATTTTACATTGGTGAGGTAA
- the rsfS gene encoding ribosome silencing factor encodes MQSKARSKDLLKEEEEEFLDLIIDAIQDIKGKNIVQIDLRHLQDAPTKFFVICEGESSTQIKAIANNVARRVKEETNNRASHVEGQNGAKWVLVDFFDVVLHVFDKATRDYYDLEDLWSDGKFKEFQNI; translated from the coding sequence ATACAATCTAAAGCCAGGTCCAAAGATCTCCTCAAAGAAGAGGAAGAAGAGTTTCTGGACCTCATCATCGACGCAATCCAGGACATCAAAGGTAAAAATATCGTTCAGATTGATTTAAGACATCTTCAGGATGCTCCGACTAAATTTTTTGTCATTTGTGAAGGGGAAAGTTCCACTCAAATTAAAGCAATTGCAAACAATGTTGCCAGACGGGTGAAGGAAGAAACCAACAACAGAGCCAGCCATGTGGAAGGGCAAAATGGGGCAAAATGGGTGTTGGTGGACTTCTTTGATGTGGTCCTGCATGTTTTTGACAAAGCCACCAGAGATTATTATGACCTTGAAGATCTTTGGAGTGATGGAAAGTTTAAAGAATTTCAGAATATTTAA